One window from the genome of Synechococcus sp. PROS-7-1 encodes:
- a CDS encoding TM0106 family RecB-like putative nuclease, translating into MPTRLITPSQLSLFSISPVIGAWWQELEARKLFDGNKPAVSELDQQLFADGLRHEQVLLEKLEKEGHRIARLPGKQSEADYAATQAAMAEGVDFIHQASLCHGGMRGSADLLRKIEQPSALGDWSYIPIECKLASKPKTTFLVQASAYCELLTPLLGHRPDQFELYLGGGKFQHYATDQFWAWYQLLRQRFTAFQQSFDPSQPPEDAPGDHGSWTAFIDERLKQQRDLMLVAGMRQSQRQKLRADGINTIEQLAALPAGSSVKGLSGEALHELRQQAELQLTPVGSDGRPAFRLRPLVAGKGLSALPAADPGDIWFDMEGIQDSVAGTKLEYLFGACYRDSPEDKPRFKGWWAHSEAEEKAAFAAWVDWVEARRRSHPGLHVYHYAAYEKTAMRRLAQQHATREAEIDDWLRSGLLVDLLPVVTSAIVLGEPSYSIKKVEHLYMEQRQAGVTNAGDSVVAYLHWQLSGEPEIPGESPDASPKLQAIEDYNREDCESTVFLHDWLLKLRREQGLPEQPLQQPLDEADQEPREPQPLELLSQQLLEEIPDHLVDEGELGPRGMSWRAHRLLAQLLPFHHREAKVGWWAYFDRRSKAELSPSELIDDGEAIADAQWVGMDERPSARTGADIHHFRFDPSQTLKLHAGDGDSRLTVELPATGLKLDVDALDAERGTLSLKLPWSKRDQRLANGEGEGIPKDATSVIKVPADISKSLRERLEEQAMAWVHEHQAIPPAILQLLERQPLPALQELNAAIAGDPNAVADALAGFLQEHSGISLALQGPPGTGKTTVTGQVIAQLVASGQRVAISSNGHAAINNLLKKAKSTCSAAGVAGEVVKCNNSKEEALSAAGISVVKPGQLSEAMAVVGGTTWMFCKEELAEQFDWLVVDEAGQMSLANLLVMARCARSILLVGDQQQLAQPSQADHPGESGQSCLEYWMEGASVVPSDRGVFLSTSWRMEPSLTAMVSALFYEGRLQASPANGRNCITWAKPWQSSDGQLLQGQGLVFDPVAHSGNSVCSEEEINRIESLVDALLGGSYQHAKAGGIAAGTLTPDTILVTAPYNVQVNRLQQRLAGKARVGTVDKFQGQEAPVAIHSLTASSGDEAPRGLSFLLEPNRLNVAISRAQCLSIVVGSPGLASGVANTVAEAEQINQLCLIGTRKNRQNSNYPSIEANGSMP; encoded by the coding sequence ATGCCCACTCGCCTGATCACCCCTAGCCAGCTGTCGCTGTTCTCGATCAGCCCGGTGATCGGGGCGTGGTGGCAGGAGCTGGAAGCTCGCAAGCTGTTTGATGGCAACAAGCCAGCGGTGAGTGAGCTGGATCAGCAACTGTTTGCCGATGGCCTGCGCCACGAGCAGGTCTTGCTCGAGAAGCTGGAGAAGGAAGGGCACCGGATTGCCCGCCTACCAGGCAAACAAAGCGAGGCCGATTACGCCGCCACCCAGGCTGCGATGGCAGAAGGAGTGGACTTCATCCATCAGGCCTCGCTGTGCCATGGCGGCATGCGCGGCAGTGCCGATCTGTTGCGCAAGATCGAGCAGCCATCGGCCCTGGGCGATTGGAGCTACATCCCGATCGAATGCAAGCTGGCAAGTAAGCCGAAAACCACCTTCCTGGTGCAGGCCTCGGCCTACTGCGAACTGCTCACGCCGCTGCTGGGACATCGCCCCGATCAGTTCGAGCTGTACCTGGGTGGCGGCAAGTTTCAGCACTACGCCACCGATCAATTCTGGGCCTGGTACCAACTGCTGCGCCAACGCTTCACGGCGTTTCAACAGAGCTTTGACCCAAGCCAGCCACCGGAAGATGCCCCGGGTGATCACGGCAGCTGGACGGCCTTCATCGACGAACGGCTCAAGCAGCAGCGTGATCTGATGCTGGTGGCGGGCATGCGCCAGAGCCAACGCCAGAAACTGCGCGCCGACGGTATCAACACAATCGAGCAGCTGGCGGCGTTGCCGGCTGGCAGCAGCGTGAAAGGGCTGTCTGGCGAGGCGTTGCATGAGCTGCGCCAACAAGCCGAACTGCAACTCACCCCTGTGGGTTCTGACGGCCGCCCGGCCTTTCGGCTTCGGCCGCTGGTGGCGGGCAAAGGATTGTCTGCCTTGCCGGCAGCGGATCCCGGCGACATCTGGTTCGACATGGAGGGCATCCAGGATTCCGTGGCGGGAACCAAGCTCGAATACCTCTTCGGTGCTTGCTATCGCGACAGTCCGGAGGACAAGCCCCGCTTCAAGGGCTGGTGGGCCCACAGTGAGGCCGAAGAAAAAGCAGCCTTTGCTGCCTGGGTCGATTGGGTGGAAGCGCGGCGGCGGAGCCATCCGGGCCTGCACGTCTACCACTACGCGGCCTACGAGAAAACGGCGATGCGGCGTCTGGCGCAGCAGCACGCCACCCGGGAAGCCGAGATCGACGACTGGCTGCGCAGCGGCCTGCTGGTGGACCTGCTGCCGGTGGTGACCAGCGCGATCGTGCTGGGTGAGCCGAGCTACTCGATCAAGAAGGTGGAGCACCTTTATATGGAGCAACGCCAGGCGGGGGTGACCAACGCCGGCGATTCGGTGGTGGCCTACCTGCACTGGCAACTCTCCGGCGAGCCGGAGATACCGGGTGAATCGCCGGACGCCAGCCCGAAGCTGCAGGCGATTGAGGACTACAACCGCGAAGACTGCGAAAGCACCGTGTTCCTGCACGACTGGCTGCTGAAGCTCAGGCGTGAGCAAGGCCTGCCGGAGCAACCCCTGCAGCAGCCCCTGGATGAGGCTGATCAGGAGCCACGGGAACCGCAACCCCTCGAGTTGCTCAGCCAACAGCTGCTCGAGGAGATCCCCGATCACCTGGTTGATGAAGGTGAACTGGGGCCGCGCGGGATGAGCTGGCGGGCCCACAGGCTGCTGGCTCAGCTGCTGCCGTTCCACCACCGCGAAGCCAAGGTGGGCTGGTGGGCCTATTTCGATCGCCGGTCCAAGGCCGAACTCAGTCCATCGGAGCTGATCGACGACGGCGAAGCGATCGCCGACGCCCAATGGGTGGGGATGGACGAACGCCCCAGTGCCCGCACCGGCGCCGACATCCACCACTTCCGCTTTGACCCCAGCCAAACGCTGAAATTGCATGCCGGCGATGGCGACAGCCGGCTCACCGTTGAACTGCCCGCCACTGGCCTGAAGCTGGATGTGGATGCGCTCGATGCCGAACGGGGAACGCTGAGCCTGAAGCTGCCCTGGAGCAAGCGCGATCAACGCCTCGCCAACGGCGAAGGCGAAGGCATCCCCAAAGACGCCACCTCGGTGATCAAGGTGCCGGCCGACATCAGCAAAAGCCTGCGCGAACGGCTGGAAGAGCAGGCCATGGCGTGGGTGCACGAGCACCAGGCGATCCCGCCGGCAATCCTGCAACTGCTGGAACGGCAACCGCTGCCGGCACTGCAAGAGCTCAATGCAGCCATTGCCGGAGATCCCAACGCGGTTGCTGATGCCCTGGCGGGTTTCCTGCAGGAGCACTCAGGCATCAGCCTGGCGCTGCAGGGCCCACCGGGCACGGGTAAAACCACCGTCACCGGCCAGGTGATCGCCCAACTGGTGGCCTCAGGCCAACGGGTGGCAATCAGCTCCAACGGCCATGCCGCCATCAACAACCTGCTCAAAAAAGCCAAGAGCACCTGCAGCGCTGCAGGGGTGGCCGGCGAGGTGGTGAAGTGCAACAACAGCAAAGAAGAAGCGCTGAGCGCGGCAGGCATCAGCGTTGTGAAGCCCGGCCAACTCTCGGAGGCCATGGCGGTGGTGGGCGGCACCACCTGGATGTTCTGCAAAGAGGAGCTGGCAGAGCAGTTCGATTGGCTGGTGGTGGATGAGGCGGGGCAGATGTCGCTCGCCAATCTGCTGGTCATGGCGCGTTGTGCCCGCTCGATCCTGCTGGTGGGCGATCAACAGCAGTTGGCCCAGCCCTCCCAGGCCGATCACCCCGGGGAGTCAGGCCAGAGCTGCCTGGAGTACTGGATGGAAGGCGCCTCGGTGGTGCCAAGCGATCGCGGCGTGTTTCTCTCCACCAGCTGGCGGATGGAACCAAGCCTCACCGCAATGGTGAGTGCCTTGTTTTATGAGGGCCGGCTGCAGGCCAGCCCCGCCAATGGCAGAAATTGCATCACATGGGCCAAACCCTGGCAAAGCAGTGATGGGCAGCTATTACAAGGACAAGGCCTGGTGTTTGATCCGGTGGCGCACAGCGGCAACAGCGTCTGCAGCGAAGAAGAAATCAACCGCATCGAATCGCTGGTGGATGCCCTGCTGGGGGGCAGCTATCAACACGCCAAAGCCGGGGGCATCGCAGCAGGCACGCTCACGCCAGACACAATCCTGGTGACGGCTCCCTACAACGTGCAGGTGAACCGGCTGCAGCAACGGCTGGCTGGCAAAGCCCGGGTGGGCACGGTGGACAAGTTCCAGGGCCAGGAAGCCCCGGTTGCCATTCACTCGCTCACGGCGAGCAGCGGCGATGAAGCACCGAGG
- a CDS encoding HD domain-containing protein produces the protein MTITPRYGEALQWADELHRQQRRKGKDVPYISHLISVSALVWEDGGNEDQAIAALLHDAIEDAGQSHASIAERFGGAVADIVRDCTDTSHDAAPGVKEPWLLRKTRYLESLAGKPLTSLLVTAADKAHNAGDMVLDARRDPAMWSKFSAGLDGSAWYLQRMHQELVDRLPDSRSVERLGEAVNDILSSNAYQQLIPTESTTETWINTYPERHDR, from the coding sequence ATGACCATCACCCCTCGCTACGGCGAAGCTCTCCAGTGGGCCGACGAACTCCACCGCCAACAGCGACGCAAAGGCAAAGATGTGCCCTACATCTCCCACCTAATCAGCGTCAGCGCCCTGGTTTGGGAAGACGGCGGCAATGAAGACCAGGCGATCGCTGCTCTACTGCACGACGCCATCGAAGACGCCGGCCAGAGCCACGCTTCAATCGCCGAACGTTTCGGTGGTGCGGTTGCCGACATCGTGCGCGACTGCACCGACACCTCTCACGATGCAGCGCCTGGCGTGAAAGAGCCGTGGCTGCTGCGCAAGACGCGCTATCTCGAGTCCCTCGCCGGCAAACCGTTGACATCACTGCTGGTGACCGCCGCCGACAAGGCGCACAACGCTGGCGACATGGTGCTGGATGCCCGGCGCGATCCAGCGATGTGGAGCAAGTTCAGTGCCGGCCTCGATGGCAGTGCCTGGTATCTGCAGCGGATGCATCAGGAGCTGGTGGATCGCCTGCCCGACAGCCGCTCAGTGGAGCGGCTGGGCGAAGCGGTGAACGACATCCTCAGCAGCAACGCCTATCAGCAGCTGATTCCAACGGAATCAACGACCGAAACCTGGATCAACACCTACCCCGAACGTCATGACCGCTGA
- a CDS encoding Rho termination factor N-terminal domain-containing protein: MGQIAEALRANLRAVVASDARSLREFDQELRNATAPATVTPQLTGHERMAALLGQGSFQQQTVATLKRLCKEHGITGYSKLRKAELAKELERHGVVPPPRPLENFKKAELIALVKQLLGGDC; encoded by the coding sequence ATGGGACAGATCGCTGAGGCCCTGCGCGCCAATCTCAGGGCCGTTGTGGCATCGGATGCCCGCAGTCTCAGGGAGTTCGATCAGGAGCTGCGCAATGCCACTGCGCCGGCAACAGTTACTCCCCAACTCACGGGCCATGAACGCATGGCGGCCTTGCTGGGCCAGGGCAGCTTCCAACAGCAAACGGTGGCCACACTCAAACGCTTGTGCAAAGAGCACGGCATCACGGGTTACTCAAAGCTGCGCAAAGCCGAACTGGCCAAGGAGCTGGAACGCCATGGGGTGGTGCCACCACCGAGGCCGCTGGAGAACTTCAAAAAGGCTGAGTTAATCGCGCTGGTGAAGCAACTCCTGGGCGGTGACTGTTGA